ATTTGCACAATTGCTTCACCTCTCGCTTGCGCCCTTCGGTGAGCACCAACCTGATGGTCGACGATTTCTCATCGTGACGAAGTATCCTCACTCGGGCATGACCGCGCGCGCCGTCTTCGAGTTTGATACCGGCGGCAATTCTGGCCGAGTCTCTTTCCATGAACTTGCCTTTTACTTTGGCCTCATAGAGACGCGGTACCTGGAACTTGGGATGAGTCAATCGATAGGCCAACTCGCCGTCGTTGGTCATCAGAAGAACACCCTCGGTGTCATAATCGAGCCGCCCGATTGGATACACTCGGGCATTTAGCCGCTTGAGCAATTGGCGCACCGTTCGCCGCTTGAACGGGTCGTGCAGCGTGGTCATCACGCGCGATGGTTTGTTCAGCACCACGTAAACATGC
This is a stretch of genomic DNA from Candidatus Zixiibacteriota bacterium. It encodes these proteins:
- a CDS encoding rRNA pseudouridine synthase, translating into MTENNPVRINKYLSICGVTSRRGAEKLIEQQRVTINDHTAKVGELIDSTKDKVLVDGTEVKPADTHVYVVLNKPSRVMTTLHDPFKRRTVRQLLKRLNARVYPIGRLDYDTEGVLLMTNDGELAYRLTHPKFQVPRLYEAKVKGKFMERDSARIAAGIKLEDGARGHARVRILRHDEKSSTIRLVLTEGRKREVKQLCKLVGHPVVTLTRLEFGGITCRGIESGHWRELTIAEVNNLKGLVGLGK